A genome region from Triticum aestivum cultivar Chinese Spring chromosome 2B, IWGSC CS RefSeq v2.1, whole genome shotgun sequence includes the following:
- the LOC123046317 gene encoding protein LAZ1: protein MRVKLELLMPLMAQYKTPAWATLVAGFFVLLALSLSMYLIFEHLSAYNNPEEQKFVLGVILMVPCYAIESYVSLVDPNITVYCGILREGYEALAMYCFGRYITACLGGEEKTIAFLKREGGSDSGQPLLHHASEKGIIHHHFPVNYILKPWRMGTRFYQIIKFGIFQYVIIKTLTASLSLFLEAFGVYCEGEFNLRCGYPYFAAILNFSQFWALYCLVEWYTATKDELAHIKPLAKFLSFKSIVFLTWWQGVVIAIMYSLGLLRSPLAQSLQLKSSIQDFIICIEMGIASAVHLYVFPAKPYELLGNQTPGNISVLGDYASSDPIDPEEVKESNRPSKMKLPQFEPDERSATNIKESVRDFVVGSGEYVIQDFKFTVNQAVRPVEKRFDKLLKKKDKYKNTQDDNWVSAASPERPVRGIDDPLLSGSTSDSGVLKGKKHRRVVNTVAAADSWGGGDKTPDGYEIRGRRWAVKN from the exons ATGAGGGTCAAGCTTGAGCTCCTCATGCCCTTGATGGCGCAATACAAAACACCTGCATGGGCCACATTGGTCGCCGGGTTCTTTGTGCTGCTTGCCCTTTCCCTCTCCATGTACCTGATATTTGAGCATCTATCCGCATACAACAACCCAGAG GAACAGAAATTTGTTCTGGGTGTTATTTTGATGGTCCCTTGCTATGCAATTGAGTCG TATGTTTCTTTGGTAGATCCAAATATCACTGTTTACTGTGGCATCTTGCGCGAGGGTTATGAAGCATTAGCTATGTACTGCTTTGGAAGATATATCACTGCATGTTTAG GTGGAGAAGAAAAAACGATAGCCTTTTTGAAGAGGGAAGGCGGCTCAGATTCTGGGCAACCCCTTTTGCATCATGCCTCCGAGAAAGGAATCATACACCATCATTTTCCCGTGAATTATATTTTGAAACCCTGGCGAATGGGGACGCGATTTTATCAGATTATCAAATTTGGAATCTTCCAATAT GTGATTATAAAGACGCTCACAGCTAGCTTGTCTCTTTTTCTAGAAGCTTTTGGTGTATATTGTGAAGGTGAATTCAATTTACGATGTGG ATACCCTTATTTTGCTGCAATCCTAAATTTCAGTCAATTTTGGGCCCTATACTGTTTAGTAGAATGGTACACAGCTACCAAGGATGAATTGGCACATATAAAACCTCTGGCTAAGTTTCTTTCGTTCAAGTCAATAGTATTCTTGACTTGGTGGCAAGGGGTGGTGATTGCAATAATGTATTCTTTGGGCCTGCTTAGAAGTCCTTTAGCCCAGAGCTTGCAGTTAAAATCAAGTATTCAAGATTTCATTATTTGCATAGAG ATGGGCATTGCGTCAGCTGTTCACCTCTATGTGTTCCCTGCTAAACCTTATGAGCTCTTAGGTAACCAGACACCTGGAAACATTTCAGTCCTTGGAGATTACGCATCCTCTGACCCTATAGATCCTGAAGAAGTCAAGGAGAGTAACCGGCCGAGCAAAATGAAGCTTCCACAGTTCGAACCGGATGAGAGAAGTGCAACAAACATAAAGGAGAGTGTTCGCGATTTTGTGGTTGGCAGTGGAGAATAT GTGATCCAGGATTTTAAGTTCACTGTTAACCAAGCTGTGCGACCGGTGGAGAAGCGGTTTGATAAACTGCTCAAAAAGAAAGACAAGTATAAGAACACCCAGGATGACAACTGGGTGAGTGCAGCATCACCAGAGAGACCGGTTCGTGGCATCGATGATCCGCTATTAAGCGGGAGCACAAGTGACAGCGGGGTCTTGAAGGGCAAAAAACACCGTAGAGTTGTCAACACAGTTGCTGCTGCGGATAGTTGGGGAGGTGGTGATAAGACACCTGATGGCTACGAGATAAGGGGCCGCCGCTGGGCAGTGAAGAATTGA